The stretch of DNA TTCCTTTGCATCAGTTTTCATCTCAGTATCTTAGAATCAGTGGCTTTTGCTCTCTGTCTGCTTTTGGGCTGTGTGCTCCATCCAAACCTTCTTTCACTTGAAACTAACCCAAAAATATATTGCCACtatatgttaattttcttttaaaatgtaaatctgttTACAAGTATCCTCATTATCTTGCACAGATAGGAAAAGGTAAGAAGAATGtaatctatttcttattttataaatggaggATTAGAAACTAGAAGCAGAAGAAACTTCTACTGCTACTGTCATGGATATTTGAGTCACCTATACTACTCACTATAACTCCTTTCACTTTTCCCAGCTAAtataagattttttatttctctgtctatagcacatttttattttaaaatagtggcTCTGTAAGATCAGTCTGTGGACTGGTGCTGCTCTAGGTGCACCAGAATCATCTGGGTAGCATTAAAATGGGAATTTATGGGGTCAACTTCAAGGATTCTGAATTAGACGATTTGGAGAAAGACTTAGGAATCTGTTCTTTTAAAGAGATTCCCCAagaggatggattgggggtttgagAATGGCAAAGGCACTTCTGTATGTGGAATGGGTGATCAatggggatctgctgtatagcacagggaaattcctCAGTGTTCTgtgacaacctatatgggaatggatatgtgtatatgtgtggctgtagagcagaaattaacacaacattgtaaatcaactatacttcaacaaaattaaattaaaaaaaataaagagcatgcCAAATAATCATGAAGTAGTGCTTTGTGGCATTATTAGTCTTTTGGATGTTGGTTAAATAAAAATGTGGCTCAATTATGACTTCATTGGCACTAATTGCTTTTAATTTGAGCTACAAAGGTGTGAATGTCCTTTTCTTCTACTGGGAGTAGAACAGAGATCATTAGGCCAGAGAAGCCAAGTGTAAGAGTGGATGCACAAAATAGAGGAAAGTGATCACAGATAAAAGGCAAGTAGTTATTGGAGGTCAGAATAGGAGAAGAGTTTAAAGTTCAGATCCAGGTCATTTAATTCAAATGACTGTCTGTCAAGTCCTATTTTGAAGGTATGGTCTGGTTTATTTGGTTGTGCTATTGTCTGTACTTGACTAGCAGAAGTGGATGGATTTAAGATTGTTTCTAGGTGACCGTAAGTAAagtccctcctttttttttttttttttttttggctgcacttgtggcatatggaagttcccaggctagggaactgcagcttctggcctatgtcacagccacagcgatgcagggtctgagcagcttgcagcaatgccagatccttaacccactgagcaaggccaggattggaacctgcatcctcatggatactaattgagtttgcaacctgctgagtcacagtgggactCCACAATATCCTCCTTCTCAAGTGAgaatagaaataaggaaaaataagtgTTATGATCTTAGTCTACTCATGAGCTCTCATTTGCTTTGGCTAATTTTTGTGCACATCTGGATTTTTCTCAAGGCAGCCTTCATGTCCTTGTTCCGGAGACTGTAGATCAGAGGGTTTACAAGTGGCGTCACTGATGAGTACAACAAGGTGACAATCTTCTGTATCCCAGCTGGATTTCCAGAGGTTGGGCTGATGTACATCACCATGATAGTTCCATAGAACAGAGACACTACAGCCAGGTGGGaaccacaggtggagaaggccttacGTCTGCCAGCTGCTGAAGGGACACGCAACACTGCTCTGAGAACCAGGGTGTAAGACCCAAGGATGAAGAAGAAAGTGATGAAGATAATAAGAGAGCTCAATATGGAACAGGAGAGCTCAATTCCAGGGGCAGGGATGCAAGAGAGGGCCAGTAAAGGACCAGGGTCACAGACAAAGTGGTCAATGGTATTGGGGCCACAAAAGGGAAGTTGTGTGATAAGATATATAGGGACTGGATAGCAGAGGAAGGCTGTTACCCAGCAGAGGACCACCAAGTTCATGCAGAGATGGCTGCTCATGATGGTAGGATAGTGGAGAGGTCGGCAGATGGCCAGGTACCGATCAAAAGCCAGGAGGGGCAGTAAGAAGGTCTCAGTGATGCccatggaaaagaagaagtaaaactggagGAAGCAGGCAGTGAAAGAGATGGTTTTGGTCTCAGAGAGAAAGTTCCTTAACATATTGGGAACGGTGGTGTTGACGTAACAGATCTCTAGGAATGAGAAGTTGGCCAACAGCgtgtacatgggggtgtggagtcTGTGATCCAGCTTCACTGCACAGACAATGGCCCCGTTCCCCATCAGTGTCAGGATGTAGGACACAAAGAACAGCACAAAGAGGAGGACCTGAACCTCTCTAGAGCAGGGAAAACTCAGGAGTATGAATTCAGTCACTTTGTTGACTCCTGACGCATTCATGGCTTCCTAAggggtggagaggaagaaatgacAGTGACAAATTTGACTTTATTCTCTAATGTttagaaatatttcctttaagaGATCCATCAGTGCCTCAGACTCTATTACTCTATTAAATAGATAATGTAACTATACTGCTCAAGACTGTAAAACTTTGAGAGTGCTTGATATGTTCAGACTTTGAATTTTAtactttcttattcttctttaaatattttctcagatccagcAAAAAATAGAATCTTATGCAATAAACAGCTTGGAGAAGGTTATTGACAGAACttacaaattatttataaataggtatgaacatttttatttggAGCTATAGGATAGGATATATAGAGCCTTAATATTGGACACAGAATTTCAGTTCTCTGGATCTTTGTAATTAGAGACACAAATGCTAAGCATCATAAGAGGAGGAAAAAGGTAAAAACACAGTGAAGTCTTGTGCATTTCACTTTTATTCTGAATTAGTGCTGGAATTATAAGTGTCAGCCTTTTAAGGTGTTCTGATAACCCAGACAAGAAATGTCAAATGTGCCATCCTTTCTTCAGTGTTCATCATGGTTTGTTAACTCAAGAAAACTTTGAAAGTCTAGATATCTACATAATGGTCCTTTTACCATTAGTTTAATACTTCTGTACAACCTTGATCTCGGTTGAAACTAGAAAAACGTAGAGAAAGTGAGCAATGGATCTGATATATTACAGACGTTTGAGATCTTTGCCTGATGTGTGAAGATTTCTAGAAAGGCTGCTATTCTAGTTTATGGATAGATGCGGAGATCATAAATATTGGGTACTCATAAGCAGAGACCTCTGGGAACAGAGGACAGTGGTGGGAGCCATAACTGTCCCTCTGGACAAGGATTCctcttatttctcctcttttgtcACATTCCCCATCCTCTTAAAGATGTGGGAGGTTAAAGTTGTTTTGGTAAGTGTATTAAGAATCTTTGTGAAATCTTCCTTCTCTGAGTAAGACTTAGTTCTGAACTTTATGTGACTTCTAATgctagagaaacaaaaacaaatccattgAAATCACTTAAGATTCTGTTGTCAGTCATTTGGTCTTAAtgtattgtttttgaatctcctCTGTTAGTGAGGGACAGTTATCATTTGTGCCAAAATGCCCAAAGTGATAGGCCTGAGTGATACTTATTCAGGAAAATATAAGTGCAGAATACAGACCCAGAAGTATTAAAAAACAGTATTCTAGCAAAGAATATTTACTAATGTAGTAGttataaaatgtattactttCCAGATAACATAATATCGTAGCTTTAAGGATAATCTTGATGATTGCAAATAGTGACACAAAGGATGAgagaaattcagaatttttcataTCATACTTCACTGCAAGTCTCCTCTTTAATCTGTGAAGAGATCATATATGGCACAGCAAATCTGTGAGTGATTCCTTGTAGCAGGAGTTGATAGTTACCCAGAAGCCAAAGTAACCAAGAGGAAAGAGTGAAAATAGCAAGGAATATCTGGTGCTATTGTGCATGAGGATTCCAATGGTTTTGTAAACCACGTGGGAGTGAACTCACCAATCTGGAGTGCTCCGTCATTGCACTGCTCTCCCTCCTTGCAGAGGCAGCAGGTGATCATCGGCTCTTGGTGGAGCCAAacacaggttaaaaaaaacctgtttcttttttttctaccctGCTTCTCTTAGCTGCTTTGTTGTTCATTTCCAGATGTCACTTTGCTAACATGTTTGTTCCTCCAAAGACCTGGTTCTCACTAGGTGCAACCCCTGGTTAATAAGGACAGAATTTATATACATTAAGGCTCTTACCTCATTCTCATCTGTTTCACTTCCCTGATTCCCAGccctcttagtttttttttttaattttaaaacttatttttatttatttattatttcctactatacagcatggtgacccagttatacatacaagtatgcattttttttctcacattaccatgctccatcataagtggctagacatagttcccagtgctatatggcaggatctcattgctaatccattccaaaggcaatactctgcatacacaatggaatactactcagccataaaaaagaacaaaataatgccatttgcagcaacatggatggaactagagactctcatactgagtgaagtaagtcagaaaaagagaggCAAATACCTCTTAGTTTTAAAGATGGATCTCCCTACAGTAATTCATGCAACTTGAGATACCATTATTTTTATAGTCACACAAAAGAAGGTGGAGGTACAAAACACAATTAAGAGCTATCCTATACTTGTACCTCTTCTGAACTCATCTCCTTGTAGAAATCATGGGTCTGACTTGTAATCTTCTGTTTTTGCTGCAGCAAAAGGCAGGCAAGATTGGGAGCATAGCATGCTTGGCAACTGTCAGCCCAGAGAAGGGGGTAACCTTAGTGgacaaaaatattgttttagagAGAAATCATCAcatttgctgcacagcagagatTTATCTATGTTGCTCTGAAACCTCCTGAGGGACAGTCTCCTATCAATTCCAAAAGTGAGAATCTATGAGAGGAGAGTCTTAATTGTCTCCCAAATGTTCCCTTCCCTCAGGAGCCCACTAATTGGCTCTTGGGACCCACTTTCTCCAGTAGTGAATGATCATCTCATGTTTATtttgttctatagataggttacTCTCATCATTGTGCAAACAATACACTAGTACCAGCTCAGTTAGAAGTTTTGGTTTATCTTCTTATTCCTTTACAttcacttttattcattttttgagcCTGTCTGCAAGTTTTGAACTCTTATCTGTCAATATCAGAGTAATGTCATGAgagttctcattctttttctgattgacTCACTCTGGCTTGAAAATGATTATTCCCTTTAGTTTTTTGGTAAAAAACTTTCTCTCTTGATCAGCTCTGTGCTTCTAGCATGGTActgataaataaatatcatttcatGGTAAGCAGTTCCCAGGAGACTATGGTGCAAGTGGTGGAACGCCAAGCATCTAGAAATTCCTCCTAGCCCTTTAGAGTATTTCAAACTGTTTAGTAGATATCCCTAAAAGCTGACATGATTGTTgaaattttcttgcttcttttaagTGAGAAATTGCTGAGAGGGTTGTTGACTCAAACTTCTGAACCCCTTTGTGTTTATTACTTGCATGTGCATGCATATGCACATGGGTGTGTATGCATTTGGATCAgatatttaactatttttttctgatattggtTTGAACAATCTTAAATGATACTAGCTCTTGTTAACAATTTACTAATGACTACATATTATTCAATGAcaaaaagaggtttttttgggTAGGTTATAAATTGAACTTACTCATTTTCTCAGCATCATTTCTGCAAGGCAGagtgttttcatcttttaaatagaAACATCACTTCTTCCACCATAAATTGATATCCTAGGATGCACAGTCATCAAGTTTTCAGAATGATTTATTAATGAAACTGTTTGGTGTGTGAGGGCACAAAGAATTTTCTTGATACTAATTTCTGCCAAAATTATGATTAGgagcaaataatttatttaactttcatAGGATGAAATGTGCTTTTTCTGACAGTTGAGCTGAAGTATTAAATTGCAGAACTTAATAGGAACAAGTTGAGGAACACTTTTGAGATTTAATATAGCTCTATCCACATCTACATCTATAGCTGTCTCTCCAAATATGTAGTAAAGTTCTCCCTCCCATTCAGTCATGATCTGACCACTAAGCTAACCAAGCAGAGACTTCAGTAGCTACACATACCAGGTGATAGAGGCTTCTTAGAATTagtaaaaataatgccattaaataaataaacagcatcagcatcagcaacaaaaacaataatcACAACAAAACCTGGAGAAGTAGGAGAAATTCGATGTTCATATTTTccacattatattatttaaaacatccagttttaaatgaaaaaagagagagacatgtGAAGAAATTATATGTCCCGTATATACAGGAAAAAACATCAGCTAATAGAAACTGACCTCGGGGGAGTCCAGATATGAGACTTATTAGGCAAAGAATTTAAATAAGCTTTTAGAAACAAgttcaaagaattaaaacattgtgtctaaagaattaaagaaaattatgagaACGATGTCTTGCCAAATAGAAAACATCTAGAAAGAGATATAACTCACCAAAAAATAATCAGGTAGAAATTCTtgtattaaaaaaacagtaactgaaatagaaaaattcaatagAGGGATTCAATAGCATATTTAAATTACTAGAAGAAAGACTCCTCAAACTTTAAAATGGATTAATTGAGATTATTCAGTCTGAGGAATAGAAgccaaaggaatgaagaaaaatgaacagagtttaagaaaaatataggaTGCCATAAAGCATACCAACATATAATGGGAAtccaagaaggagaaaagatacaagaaggtggagaaagaatatttgaagaagtaTTGCGTGAATACACCCTAATCTGATAAAAGACATTGATTAACTTATCCTAGAAGTTTAATAAATTCCAGTAGGATAAATCCAAACCTAGACACATCAGGGTCAAACTCTtgaatgaaaaagacagaaaaatattgaaaatagcaagagaaaagcatCTTGTAGCATGCGAGTGGTCTTAAATAACATTAGCAGCTGACCTCTCATCAGAAACCACTGAAGTCACAAGGGAGTGGGTTGGCACACTCAAATAGTTgaagaaataatcctaaaattcacatggattCACACaagacctgaatagccaaagcaatcctgagaaagaaaaatggagctggaacaaTCATGTTCccagactttagactatactacacaGCTAGAGTATtcaaaacagcatgatattgGCATAAAACAGACAcctagaacagaatagaaagcctagaaataaatgcACACAGCTGTGATCTCTTAATCTATGAtgaaggagacaagaatatatagTGGATAAAAGATAGGCTTTTTAATAGGTGGTGCTAGAAAAACCAGACaaccataaaataatgaaattataacatttcTCACACAGTAtataaaactaaactaaaaatggcCTAAAGATATAAATGTAGGAATGGAAACCATAatactcctagaggagaacataggcagaacattctgacGTAACTTGTAGCAGTATTTCCCTGGATTGGTctcttaaggcaaaagaaataaaagcaaaaataaacaagtgggacttaattgaacttaaaagcttttgtgcagcaaaggaaaccattgacaaatgaaaagacagcctacagaatgggagaaattatttgtaaatgatataacTGACAACGTGTTAATACCTAAAATAAATTAACAGTCATACAGCTCAATTAACTGGTAACATGTGCCTACCAatagggagaggggagggggaagtaTAAATTAGGATTTGTATGTGTGCAATTAACAGAtacaaagtatataaaatagatcatcattaataagtcaacaaataataaatgctggagagggtgtggagaaaaggggtgggatgttggtgggaatgtaaattggtacaaccactatggaaaacagc from Sus scrofa isolate TJ Tabasco breed Duroc chromosome 7, Sscrofa11.1, whole genome shotgun sequence encodes:
- the LOC100525235 gene encoding olfactory receptor 11H6-like; the encoded protein is MNASGVNKVTEFILLSFPCSREVQVLLFVLFFVSYILTLMGNGAIVCAVKLDHRLHTPMYTLLANFSFLEICYVNTTVPNMLRNFLSETKTISFTACFLQFYFFFSMGITETFLLPLLAFDRYLAICRPLHYPTIMSSHLCMNLVVLCWVTAFLCYPVPIYLITQLPFCGPNTIDHFVCDPGPLLALSCIPAPGIELSCSILSSLIIFITFFFILGSYTLVLRAVLRVPSAAGRRKAFSTCGSHLAVVSLFYGTIMVMYISPTSGNPAGIQKIVTLLYSSVTPLVNPLIYSLRNKDMKAALRKIQMCTKISQSK